A part of Hippopotamus amphibius kiboko isolate mHipAmp2 chromosome 16, mHipAmp2.hap2, whole genome shotgun sequence genomic DNA contains:
- the POLD1 gene encoding DNA polymerase delta catalytic subunit isoform X3 — MDGKRRPGPGPGVPPKRARGGLWDEDDTYRPSQFEEELALMEEMEAEHRLQEQEEEELHSALEGAVDGQFSPAATDARWLRPSPPHLDPQAEPLIFQQLEIDHYVGPARPLPGAPPPSQGPVPVLRAFGVTDEGVSVCCHIHGFAPYFYTPAPPGFGPEHLSDLQRELNAAISRDQRGGKELTGPAVLSTELCSRESMFGYHGHGPSPFLRITLALPRLMAPARRLLEQGIRVAGLGTPSFAPYEANVDFEIRFMVDTDIVGCNWLELPAGKYILRPEGKATQCQLEADVLWSDVVSHPPEGQWQRIAPLRVLSFDIECAGRKGIFPEPERDPVIQICSVGLRWGEPEPFLRLALTLRPCAPILGAKVQSYEREEDLLQAWSTFIRIMDPDVITGYNIQNFDLPYLISRAQNLKVQGFPFLGRVSGLRSNIRDSSFQSRQTGRRDSKVVSMVGRVQMDMLQVLLREYKLRSYTLNAVSFHFLGEQKEDVQHSIITDLQNGNDQTRRRLAVYCLKDAFLPLRLLERLMVLVNAMEMARVTGVPLGYLLSRGQQVKVVSQLLRQAMRQGLLMPVVKTEGGEDYTGATVIEPLKGYYDVPIATLDFSSLYPSIMMAHNLCYTTLLRPGAAQKLGLTEDQFIKTPTGDEFVKTSVRKGLLPQILENLLSARKRAKAELAKETDPLRRQVLDGRQLALKVSANSVYGFTGAQVGKLPCLEISQSVTGFGRQMIEKTKQLVESKYTVENGYSTTAKVVYGDTDSVMCRFGVSSVAEAMALGREAADWVSSHFPSPIRLEFEKVYFPYLLISKKRYAGLLFSSRPDAHDRMDCKGLEAVRRDNCPLVANLVTASLRRLLIHRDPAGAVAHAQEVISDLLCNRIDISQLVITKELTRAAADYAGKQAHVELAERTPSSCWSTACPSTRSTTWSSSSPSRSCASSSPSWARAARRLCCCAGTTHAARRCSPARWAASWPSPNAETVASAAARSSATREPCASSANPGSLSCIRRR, encoded by the exons ATGGATGGTAAGCGGCGACCGGGCCCGGGGCCTGGGGTGCCCCCGAAGCGGGCTCGTGGGGGCCTCTGGGATGAGGATGATACGTATCGGCCGTCGCAGTTCGAGGAGGAGCTGGCgctgatggaggagatggaggccgagcacaggctgcaggagcaagaggaggaggagctgcaTTCGGCCCTCGAGGGGGCTGTGGACG GGCAGTTCTCCCCGGCAGCCACAGATGCCCGCTGGCTtcggccctcccctccccacctggatCCGCAGGCAGAGCCCCTCATCTTCCAGCAGCTGGAGATCGACCATTACGTGG GCCCAGCGCGGCCCCTGCCTGGGGCGCCCCCGCCATCCCAGGGCCCCGTGCCAGTGCTCCGTGCCTTTGGGGTCACCGACGAGGGCGTCTCCGTCTGCTGCCACATTCACGGCTTTGCGCCCTACTTCTACACCCCGGCGCCCCCTG GTTTCGGGCCCGAGCACCTGAGTGACTTGCAGCGGGAGCTGAACGCGGCCATCAGCCGGGACCAGCGCGGGGGCAAAGAGCTCACAGGGCCGGCCGTGCTGTCCACGGAGCTGTGCTCCCGGGAGA GCATGTTTGGGTACCACGGCCACGGCCCCTCCCCGTTTCTGCGCATCACCCTGGCACTGCCCCGCCTCATGGCCCCTGCGCGCCGCCTCCTGGAGCAGGGCATCCGCGTGGCCGGCCTGGGCACCCCCAGCTTCGCGCCCTATGAGGCCAACGTTGACTTTGAGATCCG GTTCATGGTGGACACAGACATTGTCGGCTGCAACTGGCTGGAACTCCCGGCAGGGAAATACATCCTGAGGCCGGAGGGGAAG GCCACGCAGTGTCAGCTGGAAGCGGATGTGCTGTGGTCAGATGTGGTCAGTCACCCGCCAGAAGGGCAGTGGCAGCGAATCGCACCTCTGCGTGTGCTCAGCTTCGACATTGAGTGTGCTGGCCGCAAAG GCATCTTTCCGGAGCCCGAGCGGGACCCCGTGATCCAAATCTGCTCGGTGGGCCTGCGCTGGGGCGAGCCAGAGCCCTTCCTGCGCCTGGCGCTCACCCTACGGCCCTGCGCCCCCATCCTGGGCGCCAAGGTGCAGAGCTACGAGCGGGAGGAGGACCTACTCCAG GCCTGGTCGACCTTCATCCGCATCATGGACCCCGACGTGATCACTGGCTACAACATCCAGAACTTCGACCTTCCGTACCTCATCTCCCGGGCCCAGAACCTCAAG GTGCAGGGCTTCCCCTTTCTGGGCCGCGTGTCCGGCCTCCGCTCCAACATCCGGGACTCGTCCTTCCAGTCCAGGCAGACGGGCCGGCGGGACAGCAAGGTGGTGAGCATGGTGGGCCGCGTGCAGATGGACATGCTGCAG GTGCTGCTGCGGGAGTACAAGCTCCGGTCCTACACGCTCAATGCTGTGAGCTTCCACTTCCTGGGTGAGCAGAAGGAGGACGTGCAGCACAGCATCATCACCGACCTGCAG AACGGGAACGACCAGACACGCCGCCGCCTGGCCGTGTACTGCCTCAAGGATGCCTTCCTGCCGCTGCGGCTGCTGGAGCGCCTCATGGTGCTGGTGAACGCCATGGAGATGGCGCGCGTCACCGGCGTGCCCCTCGGCTACCTGCTCAGCCGTGGCCAGCAGGTCAAAGTCGTGTCCCAGCTGTTGCGGCAG GCCATGCGCCAGGGGCTGCTGATGCCTGTGGTGAAGACGGAGGGTGGTGAGGACTACACGGGGGCCACGGTCATCGAGCCCCTGAAAGG gtACTACGACGTCCCCATCGCCACCCTGGACTTCTCCTCGCTGTACCCGTCCATCATGATGGCCCACAATCTGTGCTACACCACACTCCTACGGCCTGGGGCCGCCCAGAAACTGGG GCTGACTGAGGATCAGTTCATCAAGACGCCCACAGGGGACGAGTTTGTGAAGACATCAGTGCGGAAGGGGCTGCTGCCCCAGATCCTGGAGAACCTCCTCAGCGCCCGGAAGAG gGCCAAGGCCGAGCTGGCCAAAGAGACAGACCCCCTACGGCGGCAGGTCTTGGACGGGCGGCAGCTGGCGCTAAAAGTGAGCGCCAACTCTGTGTACGGCTTCACGGGTGCCCAGGTGGGCAAGCTGCCATGCCTGGAGATCTCACAG AGTGTTACCGGGTTCGGGCGCCAGATGATTGAGAAAACAAAGCAGCTGGTGGAGTCCAAGTACACGGTGGAGAACGGCTACAGCACCACTGCCAAG GTGGTGTATGGTGACACTGACTCTGTCATGTGCCGATTCGGCGTCTCCTCTGTGGCTGAGGCGATGGCCCTGGGACGGGAGGCCGCGGACTGGGTGTCCAGCCACTTCCCCTCACCCATCCGGCTAGAGTTTGAGAAA GTCTACTTCCCGTACCTGCTCATCAGCAAGAAGCGGTACGCGGGCCTGCTCTTCTCCTCCCGGCCTGACGCCCATGACCGCATGGACTGCAAGGGCCTGGAGGCCGTGCGAAGGGACAATTGCCCCCTAGTGGCCAACCTCGTCACCGCCTCTTTGCGCCGCCTGCTCATCCACCG AGACCCCGCGGGAGCCGTGGCGCATGCGCAGGAGGTCATCTCCGACCTGCTGTGTAACCGCATCGACATCTCCCAGCTGGTCATCACCAAGGAGCTAACCCGCGCGGCTGCAGACTACGCCGGCAAGCAGGCCCACGTGGAGCTGGCCGAGAG
- the NR1H2 gene encoding oxysterols receptor LXR-beta: MSTPTTSSLDTPLPGNGPSTPSSSPDGKEDGAEPCPGGTDADVPGTDGADSASVVVILDTAEEPERKRKKGPAPKMLGDELCQVCGDTASGFHYNVLSCEGCKGFFRRSVIRGGAGRYACRGGGTCQMDAFMRRKCQQCRLRKCKEAGMREQCVLSKEQIRKKKIRKQQQEQQSPIGPGVSSSSASGPGASPGGSEEGGQGSGEGEGVQLTAAQELMIQQLVAAQLQCNKRSFSDQPKVTPWPLGADPQSRDARQQRFAHFTELAIISVQEIVDFAKQVPGFLQLGREDQIALLKASTIEIMLLETARRYNHETECITFLKDFTYSKDDFHRAGLQVEFINPIFEFSRAMRRLGLDDAEYALLIAINIFSADRPNVQEPSRVEALQQPYVDALLSYTRIKRPQDQLRFPRMLMKLVSLRTLSSVHSEQVFALRLQDKKLPPLLSEIWDVHE; encoded by the exons ATGTCCACCCCCACCACGAGTTCCCTGGACACCCCTTTGCCTG GAAATGGCCCCAGCACCCCCTCTTCTTCACCGGATGGAAAGGAGGATGGCGCTGAGCCGTGCCCTGGAGGGACGGATGCTGATGTCCCGGGCACTGATGGGGCCGACTCAGCCTCTGTCGTGG TCATCCTAGACACAGCGGAGGAGCCGGAGCGCAAGCGAAAGAAGGGCCCGGCTCCAAAGATGCTGGGCGACGAGCTCTGCCAGGTGTGTGGGGACACGGCCTCCGGCTTCCACTACAACGTGCTCAGCTGCGAAGGCTGCAAGGGCTTCTTCCGGCGAAGTGTGATCCGAGGCGGGGCCGGGCGCTATGCCTGCCGGGGCGGTGGAACCTGCCAGATGGATGCCTTCATGCGGCGCAAGTGCCAGCAATGCCGGCTGCGAAAATGCAAGGAGGCCGGGATGCGGGAGCAGT GTGTCCTCTCCAAAGAGCAGATCCGGAAGAAGAAGATTCggaagcagcagcaggaacaGCAGTCACCCATAGGGCCGGGAGTCAGCAGCTCCTCAGCCTCTGGGCCTGGGGCTTCCCCTGGAGGGTCTGAAGAGGGTGGCCAGGGCTCCGGGGAAGGCGAGGGTGTCCAGTTAACAGCCGCTCAAGAACTAATGATCCAGCAGTTGGTGGCGGCCCAGCTGCAGTGCAATAAACGCTCCTTCTCTGACCAGCCCAAAGTCACG ccctggcccttgGGCGCAGACCCCCAGTCCCGCGATGCTCGCCAGCAGCGTTTTGCCCACTTCACGGAGCTGGCCATCATCTCGGTCCAGGAGATTGTGGACTTCGCCAAGCAGGTGCCCGGCTTCCTGCAGCTAGGTCGTGAGGACCAGATTGCCCTCCTGAAGGCATCTACCATTGAG ATCATGCTGCTGGAGACAGCCAGACGCTACAACCACGAGACTGAGTGCATCACGTTCCTGAAGGACTTCACCTACAGCAAGGATGACTTCCACCGCGCGG GCCTGCAGGTGGAATTCATCAACCCCATTTTCGAGTTCTCGCGGGCCATGAGGCGCCTGGGCCTGGACGATGCCGAGTACGCCCTCCTCATCGCCATCAACATCTTCTCGGCCGACCGGCCCAACGTGCAGGAGCCGAGCCGAGTGGAGGCCCTGCAGCAGCCCTATGTGGACGCGCTGCTGTCCTACACCCGCATCAAGAGGCCACAG GACCAGCTGCGCTTCCCCCGCATGCTGATGAAGCTGGTGAGCCTGCGCACACTCAGCTCTGTGCACTCGGAGCAGGTCTTCGCCTTGCGGCTCCAGGACAAGAAGCTGCCGCCCTTGCTCTCCGAGATCTGGGACGTCCACGAGTGA